DNA sequence from the Salminus brasiliensis chromosome 3, fSalBra1.hap2, whole genome shotgun sequence genome:
TCCGACTGGTAATTTACACCTCCCAGAACATTCTCTGTATCATTTAGTTCAAAGTGATGTATTTTCTCAATAatcaaatcacacacactcttcaaacTGTGTGGAGTTGTTCAGTAATCCCTAATAGACTTgctaatgtggtttctgacactgtatgaccgTTATCTATAAAGATGAACTGCACACAGCTTTAAACGTGACTCTGCCCATCAAATTTTACACACTGCACTTTAGATCGCCAGATTCGCCACCGTGCATGCACTTTGAAGGACACAGTCCACGCCATCATCACAGATGAGCTGGATGAGGACTTTGAGAAAATCTGTGGAAAAATCAGAGAATCACGGAACATGAGAGgtgaacacagaacacacacaccgtgAACTCATGAAAATGGGGAACCTGAAAGTCTTGTCAGCATACATTATGCATATCAGCATACAATAAGCTTGTCAGCATATATGTAGTTGAACATGCAATAAGTCGATGTATTGCTGTTAAAGCAACGTTTAGTGATAATGACATTTATATCAGGTGTGAAAGTTGAAAGCACTCGTGGTGCGAAACCTTTCTGAAATAAATGCATGTTTCTGTTGTTTATATTTGAAGGTTTCAGCTCGTCCAGGTTCGCACCACCTTTCTACCAGGTGAAGGAAAGGGTGCGTGAAGCTGGAGAGCTAAAGCAGTCTCAGCGTAAAGTTGCCACGGCAACAATGACCCCCAGAACCCCACGGCCTAACAGTAAGAACCTTCTCAATGCTAATGAATGGTTTTTGGCATGTTATTTACTGTTTAGCTAGTTTTGGTATTAACGTTCACAAGTGTGTAAATGCCAATGAGTAACTTCTAATAATGCACATCTTTCCTGCTAATGTTACATCACAAGTTTCTGCTTTCAACCAGTGGTGCATAGAGGAGGCTAAACCCCCAGTAAAATTGTTGTTTCTGCAGTGACGTAAGTTCTTGAACTGCAGGGGAGTATCTTAGTCCATCCAGTATCCATTCAGCACACAACTGAAGTGTGTATCACTCTGTTCTTCTTTTTGTGGGTCTTTTTGACATAAAGCTGCCAAGTCAGAGTTGTGAGCACTCGTGAAGCAGTCCAGGAGCTGAACCAAAAACCTCACTGATATACTTGAGcaataacattatttttattagttatacccattgctgacacagatgtgtaaatgcacactcacagcttgtctagtccctgtagaaaagcattgccaatagaactcTCTAGACTATGggcagataaacacaaagctATTGGCAAGCTATTGTTTATGGTCATTTGTAAGGGTCTGTCCAATAGTAGAGgtttgaaaatgcatttttagaacattaatataaattataatggattacaataatatttaatatgaacctattggcaccatgtctaatgtcagttgtgggctagaggggtataaacccccccccaACATTAAGCTCCGgtgcagaggaactgtgttctatggaatgatATAGCAgaatacatattttattacccttgattctaaaagaaacaatgaatgagcagatgtcttaatacttttgtacatatagtaTATTTAGGAAAGCTAGTTCTAAACATCTGATAAGGTGTATAGTGTTTCGCAGCATTGGCACCTGTTCGGCAAACTTTCAACTCACCTTCCTCATTTACCTTAGATAATTAGATAGCACAGATGTGTATGAGTGGAAATACACACGCACCTGTGCAATGCAGAAGGGAGAACAGTACTGAAACCTGGAAACATCTGCTTGGAAAATCACAAAACTGTCAAACATGGAGATGTACATGAAGATTTACTTCCAACATCGAATTGCCTTAGCAGATAGATCACCACATTTGTTTAtggtcattttttaaaaaagggtttGTCCAATAGTAGAGgtttaaaaatgcattatttttaGAACATTAATATAGATTATAATGGATTACAGTAATATTCAGTATGCACAAATTATTGGCTACATTCTTGATCTGTTTACACATTAACAAACAAGCTCAATGTAACGCTTTCCACTACATTCCCCTACAGTGTCAGTAGTTCTTCTAGTCATATCTTATTTGTAGTTTGTTTACAGAAATAACTTGGAAATTTTCCTGAATAATCCGATTGACCTGAATCGTGGTAATGATTTCATGATACTTTGaattgtttttaaaagttttagttGAATCTAGTTGAATTGTCATGAaagttttcagttatttcactgTTAACGATGGCCTTTAACAGAGAAGCGCACTAGATTGAGCTCCCGCACGATCAAACCACCGCAGCATGAACAGCAGCTGATCAATGTGGATAAAGCACTGAAGATCCTGTCCCAAAAAACACCGCCCCTCATTGTGGACCATGAGCAACTCAAGGTAATAAACTAGCAAtggtcaaaaaaacaaaaaaaggtttgtGCACTTGCTTTTCAGAAGTGTGAAGCTGAGAGGTTAAGATCAAAATAGCTAAAGCAGAACATACCTAAAGCTGTTTTATCAGTCCAAAACCTGCATATAGAGTTACTTAATAAAAtgtcaacattttaaaatatatttaatttcacTAAATATAGTCACTGTGTTGTCACAGGGGTAAGAACTAGCACATGCCCTGTCCGAATCATATGTAGCTACATCCCAACTTTTCACACTGCTGCTAAGGCAACAGTTGATagagaacactaactgctaaTTTTAACAATCGCCTAGCTGGCTGAATGATGGGGAGTGGAAGTGCCAACCTGCCCACCCAGGCCATTATTGCTTATCCGGTTATAATCTGCTTATATTCTGTTTTTGTGAGATCTGAAAAATTTGCTCTCTAATGATCCTTTAGTGTAAAAAAAGATGCATTAAAGTTGgtgataacttttttttttctttcatattGTGGTGTATCTGAGTGAAACATGGCAGAAGGGGTCCCAGATTTCTGAGCTATCTgagtgtttggtgtttctggagtTCTGGCAGAAAAAAAGGAGTGATAGTGATAGGAGTTTAATGATAGGTTTTGATGATTTATGTATAATATGACCAGAGACACAAACTTTTAAGGAAAGAAAATTATTTTGATTTCAGGTTGACTTTAATGCTTGTGTCTAGtatttaattgattgattgattgatttttatgAATATCTCATTTCTTcaggagcttctacagtatGTGGTGGTGAAGACTGAGGGCTATGAGGTGTTTCAGCTAGAGAAGCTCTACGCAGTCCTATGCCAGTGTATATACAGACACCGCACAGATTACGACAAAACCAGTCTCATTCGGGTAAGAACTTATCCACAGTTCCAGCTGCTTTTCAGTTCTGCTTTTTCTGCAGTAATTCAGTTTTGGACAGAGTACACAAATCCTGTAGTGAAAATAGAGATAGCCTTGCTGAAATATGACTGCAGTAAAAGCAGAGGTCCTCCATTTACTACTTGATTTCTGCTTACAGTTACAGTAAGTGCTTGCTTTAAATGTACTCAAGTATCAAATGTAATAGTACTTTATTTTGCATACAATTTAGTTatagttaatattatttttatggaCAGTGCCTGTTAAGACCATTGTGGTTTGCAAATGTGAAAAGACATGCAGAGCCTGTGgtttgttgaaaaaaaaatgttgagcTTGTTAGAGTGTTAGATTTATGGTTAaggccaataggtttatgtttatctgctccagagtcctattctattggcactacttctcACTCTAAAGAGAccacacaagctgtgtgtgcatttgcacacttgtgtcttaaaacagctgaatgcatttattagaaggggtgtccacaaacatttggacatatagtgcatgtttATTCAGATAGTATTCAGATAGATAGAAAATGCAGTTTACTTTCGCTTCACACAGCTGATATTGTAGTGATAGTTAGGCTGCACTGCTTTGCAATGTCATGGAGTGAAAATAAAAGTCCTTACCAGTAAAAACAATTGGAAATACGGACACTAGAGGTGGGAGTATTGGTAATAAAATAGATCAATACTTACATATTCGAAAAAACACGATATCCATCACAATAATTAGCTTTTCTGAGGTTTGATAACTTGGATAAGTTGGAACAAGTAAAGCAATTCTATTTAATTCATTTTGCAAGTTAACAGGAGTAATTAAGCTTTGTAAAGGTCCCTTCTCGTGCTCTGTATTTCTTAGCTTTATGCACTTACTGTTATGTATTAAATGCCTGGATATTGTACACAAACTGATTTAGATAGAGAGGACAGAAGAAGCACTTAtttcttttgtgttttaggAAATGAAGAAGGAAATTGAGCATTTTCAGTGAATCTCTACCTCAACTTTACCTCTAATTGCAATAAAACATGGTGCACTCCAATCTGATATCTTTTACAGCTTTATGTGATTTCTATAGGCTGACAGGTCACAATtctgtaatgtactgtatgtaattTCAGTATTCAATTTTCCTGTACCTAATGAAAAAGAGGAAGCTCATTTAAGAACCACCAGGGGGTGCTCATCTACTCAGAATATTCTACTGAATCTGAGGTGAACATTAGTGTTTAGTGAGTGACcccaaaaacaaaaaccatataattattttagattataatgtaaaaaatcaAATTTAGGACACGCTCAGTCCTGAGATTAGAATTTTAATTTGGATGCCACATAAAATCAAAATGTCAAACATATCTGGAATTTCATTCCATACAGGTACATGCATAGCAACACATTTTTGACAACATATTACTTTTTTCTATCATAAAGATTACACCGAGTCCTCTTTTTCAAGTGTAAACCCCTTTCCCTTGTGTTCAGCAAGACAAGTAAACATTTCCACAGACATTTTCTGGGATCCAAGTAGGCAAAAAAAGTCCCTCTTTCATAATACTGCTaatggttcatctttcaaaaaGTATTGCATTGGAAGCCAAGTTTTAAAAAGAGACTAATGAACCAGCAAACACATACAAGTACTTTTTAGAAGAATTCTGCATAcgcaaaatataaacaaaaccaaaccaacaaaaacattcaagtgtaaataattgtaaataacAACAAGGACAAACTAGAACCTACACATACTGACAGGtatgtcattattttcagaAGGACCTTCATTATGAGTGCTTCAGGATTGCAAAAATGTGCACAGTGGTCTAAACAGAGAAGTGCTCTGCAGTCTACAGTGTATTTTGCTTGTTATTTaccatttttaatttaattattccTCTGGCTGACTGTGTAGCCTTATTCGTGTGACTCCAAGTGAAGATGATTATATTCTTATCTCAAATCTGTATTAATTTACTGCTAGAAATATgtttggaaataaataaatacatcacaAAGAGGCAAAAATATTACACACAATACTCTTTCAACAAACATTTCAAAATTCACTATTCACTGAAGGATAAATCTCCTGATTTGATTGTCCGTCTGCTGTTGTGTAAACGGGCACGGTGcattgcaaaaaaaagaaagaaaagaaaagtaagGATTCATTTTACATGCTCTGTCGTGGGTGCCGAGCAATAGAACTTCTTGTGCGTTATAAAGTTTGACAAGTTATTGAACTGGATGTCACAAGGACGGCAGTACTTGACATTTGCAGCAGTGGAGATTGGTCCACTCGTGCCTTTCTTTATACTGGATGGGATCTCCTCAGTTGGCAAAGATGTTGGTATGCTCTCCTTTGCTTTTGTAGAACCTTCTGCGTCTGGACTTGAGAAAGTCAAGTGATTATCTGGGGTAGGAGTGCCATCAGGCTCATTTTCTGGATCTGCTGACTTCTCCTCAGGCTGGAGGCTCTCGTTTAAGGCCAAAGTCTGGTTCTCCTCAGCGTCTTCAGTGCCAATATGACTCCCATCAGGCATCGGTTGGTCTTTCTCGCCCTCGCTGCCCTCATTTGGACTCTGTCTCCGCTCACTTTGTGTAACAAGCATTCCTGTGGCATAATCGGTTGGCTTGATCTCATAGTATGGCCATATCTGCTCATCTGTTCTCATTTTCTTAGCTGAGCTCGGGTAGCTCTCGAGAGGCTGCACGCTGTACTCTTCTTTTATGACAATTGCATGCTGCTCTGGAGATGTCCCAGCATCAGATGTCGTCACAGCATGTGCCGGGACAATACCGGCATTCTGAACTGGATGCTCAAACCCGCCATTCTTGCTGGACATTTCTGTGGCACTGTTGTTGCTGTTTGAGTTTCTCAGGCCTTCTTTTTTGATGCTTGGAACCTTGCTATCAATAGCATTACCTGGACAGAAGTTCTGTTTGTGGGCAAGGTAATCCTCAACTTTGTTGAAGCTGATCTTGCAGACTGCACATTCGTGATAGTCCATGAGCAGTTTAGCAGGGATTGAGATTTTACCAAACTGTGCCATGCATTTTTTGCTTAGATCTATGGGCGCATCACCTTCCTCTTGGGCAATTGCATTGCACTTTGACACCAGGGCTGATTTTGTAACTGTCAGGGAAGGTTCAGGGTGCTTGGGAACCAAGCCCTGGATCATGTTGTACCGCTGATGAAACTGGTCCTTGAGACTTTCCATCACATCCTGGGACATGAAGGGACTGCCAATTGTTGCCATTCCTAGATAAGATGGAGGCCCCATGGGTTGCATTTGCTCCTGATCGTGAACCGGCATCTCGTAGGCCTTCCTTCTCTTACGAGCACGCACTgacttctgattggctgctgattTATTGCTGTTTGCACGTTTTACTGGTGGATCATGGCGGGTGGCGCAGTAATACTGTTTGTGTACCATAAAGGTTTCATGGCGACTGAAGGTGATCTTGCAGGCATCGCAAGTTGTATGGCTTGAGTCCATGGCATTCTCTGTTAAGGAGATTTTTGGACTCTTCGAGTCTAACTGCATGCCATTCGGCCTCTCCTCCACACCAGAAGGGGTTGACGCTTTCTTAATCTGAACAGCAAATTCCTCAGGAGCTTTGCCTCCTGCAACGAAAGAATCGCAAGCGGAGGGATTGAACTGGGTTGATTCGTGACCTTTGACATCAGGGGGATGACCAGCacttagcatgctagctaagcCACCCCCAGTCTTAGGACTGAGTGGATCCGCAGCCTTATCCAAAATGCTGGTGTAGTCCTGTGGCTTGGCCATTTGCTGCCAGCGACTGTTACAGTAGTGCTTCTTGTGAACTAAATAATTGTCAAGGTTGCTGAAACTGATATTGCATTCGAAGCATGTTGCTCCTTTGGGCACCAGTGTGCTGTACATTACCGGGGGGTAACTATTTCCACCATGGCGCAGCCTTCGATGGACCAGCTCTGACATTTTAGCCAATATCTCAGAGGCCTGTGGGACAGCAGTTATTTCCTGTGTGAATGGAACATGGGGCATGAACGGTGGCATCGGAAATGCTGGGGACATATGGTGCTGTATTGGGGATGAAGCTAAGCGGGGACTGGAGGGTTCTGATTTCACTCTAGTGTAGGAAAAGCTAGCCCTGTTTCCTGAGTTAACCTCAGCCTTCGCAACTGACTGCCCCTGTTGATCACTCTCTTGCTCCGTGCTCTGACCCACTTCTCGGCGAGCAGGGCTTTCTAGGGTGTCTTTCCTGCTCAAATCGCGTCTACCATGCTTCGGACTGTCTGCCCCAAGGCTTTGAGGTTGCTCCACTTCACTCTCTTTAGCAAGCTTGCCACCGACACCACCGTGTCTGTGCAGTTCCTGGTGCTTGGACAGCTCTCGGAGCGTCTGGAAAGTGAAATGGCAGTGACTGCACCTGAGCCCAGTCTGAGACAGGTGGGACAAGATGTGGGGCTGGAGCGCCACAAGTGTCTCAGCTGTGTAGTCACAAATAGTGCACTTCAAACTGCTTCCAGCAGGTGTCTCTTCAGTCTTGAAAGCTACAGAAGCAAcagcaaacaacaaaaaagaatcTTATCACTGGTTATAATGATTACATTCATTTTCacataaaataatttttttctggTGAGTGTAGATATAGAGAAAAGATAACCAACACACAAATTCTTAAGATAAAAGTCAGATTTTAtgattttgtttaatatttttttatgatctACACTAAACATACAAATATGCAATACCAGGTTCAGGTAGCATAGACAACAGGTGGTAGTTTAAGTAGCACTTGGTAATAGCTTATACTTCATCAGACACATCAGACTCAAACCTATCAGAGATGAGATTGTAATCTGGCTTTGATGCTCATAATTCAGGAAGACTCAAGATTCTTTCATTTTACCCAATAGCCAATATGGTTGTATTTGAATTCAGTACAGCTGTGTGTACAATCTATCATTTGGAAGTTTTGAATTAGTGTTTTCAGGACTATAAAATGTATAcaattctaattctaactccTTGTCCTGTTCATCTTCTCCAACCAATAGGACGCTATGAAGATGTAAAAAATGAAGAAGTATACAAAATGATCAAAGGAGCTGTAGATGATTTTAAACTGAAAACATTTTTGTTCACAGaatttttaaaatgtcaaataaaaatCTACAAACTACAAAAATACAATTTGGTGTTTAGGTAAAAATATTTAGACTATTTAAATCTATACTCTACAAGTTcaataaatgacaataaatgaatgaaaaacttcaaaaacaaaaaacaaagaggcAAACAAGCCATAAACAAAAAGGGTGACACTAGAAACATCACATCTGTTTTGGACTAATGGTGGTTTTATGCAGagatcttctctctctctactcacctgtgtgtgtggacagatgCATTTCTAGAGCATGTGAACCCGAGAAACTCATGTTGCATTGCGGGTAAGTGCAGACGCGGGGCATTTGATGGcctgttttggtttgtttctcGGTGGCCATCTCGGTGTCCCTCTGCCGCCCGCTGCAATAGTACATAAGGTGAGCCTGCAGGTTCCTCTCGCTCCTGAACCAGATCCCACAGTTCTTACACAGAAATATGTCCTCTGCAAAACAACAAGTAAAATATAGTACAGTTACCAAACcgtttactgtaatgaagagtTATAAATCTGTTCTACTGGAATtagaatatttttatatataatactaaCTTGCACAATGTAGattgaaatattatgaaatatttataGATTAACAAAGCTGACAGTCATTTATGTATGCAGATGGTTTTTGAGGCCTGGCTCTGTGTTCCATTGCTGTTTTGTTCCTAGTtcatattgaattttttttaattttttatactTGGACCACATCTATAGATTCCTTTAGAAATTTCCACTCAATGTAAAGAGAGCTGGTGTGATCTGGCAGCGACATTGTTCTATATCAGACCCAACACACCCCACTGAAAAAAGCTGTATGGATGTAAacgaataaatgtaaatatcccCCGAAAACTGAAGGTCATCCGCACACTCTTTGTGATTGGCTAATCCTAGCAGAGCACGCACATCAGAGCCAAGACCATTCTTCGACACAAGATTTCCATTTTTAACCAAGCACATTAATCAGCCCATCCACAGGCCCAGATAACGGCTCACTCACTGTTCACGATAGCGTTGGGCAGGATAGAGGCCATGGCGGCCTGCTGGGGGAGAAGCTGGATGCCGTCCAGCAGCCTGGCAGGGTACATGCCCTGCCCATGGGGGGTGGAGCCTGCTGTCTGGATCTGAGGGCAGAAGTCCACAATATATGCCGCAAGCTCCTCCCCCTCCATCACATTCCGCGTGGTAGAGCACCATACGTGtcctcctgagagagagagagacattattAGTAAATGTCTACAGAGTGATTGTTGTCATTTTGCTGGGTTAGTTAAATGTAAGTATATTGGTagttataaataataacataataaattAATAGGGATGTACAGATATGGAAATTGCAGGCTATGTACATATCTGTACATGTTGCATGCAGGACTCATGCAGGACATTTCTGCcctttcactttttgacttaaCCTgccagttctttacattgtcttGCTCAATATAAGGACACAGGGAAGGCCTTCTCTGCTACCTTCAATGCTACACAAACTACATTTCTTTACTTgtccttttattatttattatttgtagcAACATCAATGGCCTGCCTGACCACATATGATTGTGATCTCATCGTTCTTACCTATTTTCACCTGACATTTAATTTACTGTATGGACAGGTTTATActtctgtcatttttttcactgtataattcatattaAGGAAGATTGCAGTCACCCATCATCTCGTACAGTGATGGACATTTGAAAGGACCtatatcatgaaaaaaaaaagttttcaaaTTTGATGTAGTACATAATACACATTATTATGTGTATTATGTATGTGGAACATTGTATGTTCCACATACAATACACTCCACGTGGCGTCTCAAATAATATTGATtctaatacaaataatatatatttctgtaaaatgtaaaagatgttttttttctgagaaCAAGCCTGTAGATacaaaacctttaatcaaatacagatcataaaatatcTCCTCTTCTACTGACAAACTCCACTTTGGGATGGACTGAAAGAGCACAAGCTCCACCCAGTTTCCACACTTGTTTTAGTAAAACTATGAGTCAGaaataatgaatataaaattaCCACATTATTTAGTTTTGCTATGGGTTGAGACTGGTCAGTTTTGGAAACGTGTGGCCATTAAAACATCCTTGTTCTGAGGGCCGTTAATGGCTGAATGAGATAAAGGCATGACAAAAGGAGGATTCCTCTTTAACCTTGGCATCACAGCGTGTCTTTGAGCTTCCCTCGCCTCTGCGTTCCTTAATGTTCTAGTAAATTAGTTTCACAGTTTGATCTAATtctcccttttttttcccccttcactGTTTTATGAACACGCTTCTATTTTGTTCAGTTTCTTGAATATCTGGCAACCTACGCTGCTGAGATCAATTCTACAAACTTTCCCTTTTCACTATTTGACATTAAGTGGCCGTTAATTTGCGCGGAGGTAAACTGAGAAAtgaaacaacagcagcagcagcagcggaaATCTCAGTTTGTGCTTTGAACCCACGTACAATGCACAGCTTCGAGAacatacatgcatgcatttCTTTGAAGATGGGAAAAACAAGCGAGGGACAGTGGACTGCAAAAcgcactgtgtttttttttttttttttttttttgcattcctGTAGAAAAAGGGAACGGACATCTTGGATGAAAGTGCAGCATTATCTAATTGCGGAAGCCGTGGATGAAACATTCCGCTGGAGTCCTAAAGAACAAACTCATTAGTGAGGCAAAAGGGAGAGGAGCGCTTTGTGGCCAAGATAACATTTATCTCTGTAAATGACAGCCTCTCTGTCTGCGCTTCATCTTCCATTGAGGGGATTAAAGTTTTAAATATGACTATTTACAAAAgtctggagagagagataacaaGCAGAGGCATGATACGCCACCGCTCAACGCCAGAATTAGGACATGGACTAATTGGCCTGTTGGACAATGAAGAtgaggagcacacacacacacacacacactcttacttgTATCTTTCAAAGATGCATTAACACTGACAACTTGTCAAAAAGTGACCTGTGATGATTTCTCCTGGTTTGTTTAAAGGGCTCTTAATTTGACGTTCTGCAGTCTAACCCAGTTTAAGAGCATTACGCCACACTGGGTGACAAAATGGCACTCAGCCAGGTTATTAAAGCGATACTCTGACACATTTACTCACtgtgaggaaaaaaaagtttccaGCAAGTGTGGGCACCTTTGTTCAAATACTATTTATAGAATgtatcataaataaaaaataaacacaaaatgtAGCTTGTACAAAGATTACAGCAAATTTTatgctgttttattgtttttagaaTATGTTACATtcagaaaatgaacagaaaaggAGTCTTGAGTGTACAGTGTCATGATCAAAAGGATTTAAACAGTTCAGACCTCCTGTGCAAATAAATGCTTTGACTGATTTCATTCAAATTGAATTTAAATATTCAACACTTGAAACAAACAGATGAGAAAAAGCAATATTTTCCATTGGCTCAAACCTCGAACAGACTTCAAACTTAATTGTCTTAAATgtccaaatacatcaaatatttgtcttcatctgctttttttacattgtgatCCATGACTCTGGCCCATACCGCCTGTCCTTTAGGGGAAAACCAAAATAAatggttgtgttttttttcctaggGCACCAAAAAACTAGCTGGGTAGTCCTTTTTCTTGGTAGGTCTTACTGTTCTCATAATAAATGACCAGTTACTGCAAGAAAAATCATGAAAACTAAAACAGCAGGGCTGGCTGGACATGCAGATTAGCAGCCAACTACATAGAGCTCAGGGTCCCCACAATAGCTGTCGATATGATCCAATCGGTGATTGTCCAATCAGTATTGTAGCACAAAGCACAAGGTTGAGCTGAGCATTCCACCCCAAATGTTgtcctttgtagccctgccctttAGTAATACCTGTCTTTTAC
Encoded proteins:
- the zfpm2b gene encoding zinc finger protein ZFPM2b, yielding MSRRKQSKPRQFKRVFGSGQTECEDGVCEERELLKDNEVCPEETHTPFLLDPDNFPFKGEDFSKKKGDVCGGQETGQEESEGGEDRVQSSPPESEEWDGPRELEVVSDGGEKSLRSRQVLPPGTMWGPFPGKIETATGGNDAVPLVLSGGPRWLGEMTWVGTEDSKTNCMVYSKGGHVWCSTTRNVMEGEELAAYIVDFCPQIQTAGSTPHGQGMYPARLLDGIQLLPQQAAMASILPNAIVNKDIFLCKNCGIWFRSERNLQAHLMYYCSGRQRDTEMATEKQTKTGHQMPRVCTYPQCNMSFSGSHALEMHLSTHTAFKTEETPAGSSLKCTICDYTAETLVALQPHILSHLSQTGLRCSHCHFTFQTLRELSKHQELHRHGGVGGKLAKESEVEQPQSLGADSPKHGRRDLSRKDTLESPARREVGQSTEQESDQQGQSVAKAEVNSGNRASFSYTRVKSEPSSPRLASSPIQHHMSPAFPMPPFMPHVPFTQEITAVPQASEILAKMSELVHRRLRHGGNSYPPVMYSTLVPKGATCFECNISFSNLDNYLVHKKHYCNSRWQQMAKPQDYTSILDKAADPLSPKTGGGLASMLSAGHPPDVKGHESTQFNPSACDSFVAGGKAPEEFAVQIKKASTPSGVEERPNGMQLDSKSPKISLTENAMDSSHTTCDACKITFSRHETFMVHKQYYCATRHDPPVKRANSNKSAANQKSVRARKRRKAYEMPVHDQEQMQPMGPPSYLGMATIGSPFMSQDVMESLKDQFHQRYNMIQGLVPKHPEPSLTVTKSALVSKCNAIAQEEGDAPIDLSKKCMAQFGKISIPAKLLMDYHECAVCKISFNKVEDYLAHKQNFCPGNAIDSKVPSIKKEGLRNSNSNNSATEMSSKNGGFEHPVQNAGIVPAHAVTTSDAGTSPEQHAIVIKEEYSVQPLESYPSSAKKMRTDEQIWPYYEIKPTDYATGMLVTQSERRQSPNEGSEGEKDQPMPDGSHIGTEDAEENQTLALNESLQPEEKSADPENEPDGTPTPDNHLTFSSPDAEGSTKAKESIPTSLPTEEIPSSIKKGTSGPISTAANVKYCRPCDIQFNNLSNFITHKKFYCSAPTTEHVK